In the Flavobacterium sp. 90 genome, ACAATTGTATCCCATAGTAAAGATTTTCGTAAATAATACATTACGTCTTCTTATTTTTTATTTACCTCATCTGCTTTCTTTATTTCTTTAATAAAATAAGCGGTACTTATGCCGGTCCTAGCATAGAAAGCGTTCGCAAAGCGCTGTGTGGTGCTAAAACCTATTTCCTCTGCAAGGGCCTTATTGGTATAATTGCGAAACATTTTGTCTTGTTTCATAAGGTTAATAATGTAATCTATTTTTAGATCATTTACATAATCGGTAAATTTTTTTCCACGGAAATGATATACTATTTTATATAAATAATTAATATTGGTATTAAAGGAAACCGCAAGTTTTGCCAGAGTTACATTTTTTTCCAAAAACTTTTTCTCCTTTTCAAATTTCTCCAGTTTTAAAAGAAGCGACGAGATAGTATCCTGGCTGATGTCTTCGATGCTGTTAGTGGGAGTTTTGTTATCTACTACTTTCGTTTCTTCATTTTTTTTCATTAACTCCATAAAGTTTTGTCTGTATTTAATCTTATTTCTTCTATAACAGTATACAATGAATGATAAAGCAATTAATAATCCGGCAACAATAGAAGCAAAAATTAAGTCATTATATTTCCTTAATTCAAGTGAATATTGAACATTTTTCATTTCCTTCAATATTTTCTGACTGTCATAATCATTGTAGATTCTACCGGTTAAATATTGATATCGATTATCAAGAATGCTATCTGCTGTAAGCATTCTTTTTATATAATAAAGCTGTTTGTTAAGGTCTTTTTTTGATTTGTAGTAATCAATTAATAACTGATAATTTTCGATTAGATCAGGACGAATGTATTTTTTGTCAACAAAAATTTTGTCGACTTTCTTAAAATAGGGTAATGCCATTTCAAACTTATCAAGCTTCCAGTAACTTTTACCTATATAAAAATATCCTACAGATTCATTGGCAAAATCCTTTGCCTCCCTAAGAGCGCTTATAACAGACTTAATTTTCTCAATTGAAGTTTGATAGTTGCCCTTGAAATATTGATTAATACCTTCCAAGTGAGTAAAATAAATGTCCATTTCATTATTGGACAACCTTTTTCCTTCTGCGAGCCCTTTTTTGTTCATTTCTGTACACAATCCATAATTTCCAATTCTATTATAACAAAGTCCAAGTGAATGGATTGAGTTTAAATATGGTCTTGGATTATTATCCTTGAAATAGCCCATACATTCTTTAAACAAGGAAATAGCCTCATTATAGAAGCCTAAATAGTATTTAATATGAGCAATATTATATTTCACTTTATGAACTAAATATTCATTGCGGGTTTGTGAAATGAATTTATTTGCAATTAAGTAATTGTCCAGAGCAGATTTATGTTGTTTCATGCCATAGTAAGCAATCCCTTTGGTTAAATAGGCAGAACCGATTAAAGCATTATCACCCGTTTGTTTCGCTGTATAAATCATACTATCTGCGTAGACCAGCTTTAAATTGTCTTTGGAGTAATGAAGATAGTTTTTATATCCGTTTATAATCTCTTCAGTATTCTCTTCGGATTTAGCTTTATAAAGAAAAGATTTTAAGTATAGAGACTGGATTTTGGAATTGTTTTGTGAATCCTCGATACGTTCAAAAAGATAGTCATAATCTTTATTTTGTATTGTATCAGGAATTGCAACTGCTGTTTTCTGGCTATAAAGATTGTATGCAAGAAAAAGATAAATTAGTAAAGAAAGTCTTTTGGTCATAATAGTAGATTATAGGTTAGGGGATACCATCTGCTTTCTTATATACTTTTACAATAAAAGACCGATATCAAAAAAAGAATCTCAAATTTAATATAAACAATTGAAAATGAGTGATTTTTGAGTGTAAAATCATGTGTGGATTTTACTAAAATCCACACATTTATTTTCTAAAACTCACAAGTGATGTGTTGTGTATAAAAAATCATGCTCCTAGATTTGCTTTGAATTCAAAAGCAAAAAATTTGGCATCGTGCTAAATAAAAGTTCTGCTGACCCGGGTGAAAAGGACTGAGAATTAATTCTCATTCACATTCAAACAATCTTAATCATGAAAAAATTATCATTATGCAGCGTTTTCTTTTGTGTGTTAGTTTCATGTTCAACGGAATCAGAAATTGAGTTATCTGATAATTCAGCTAAGATTACCAGTACATCGAAAAAATCATCAATTTTATCAGGCAATCAATTAAACCCATTTGATGCAGAAGGAAAAAAATATGATGAAGCCCTTCTTACTTATTTACAAAATAATGAAGATCCAAATACAATCGAAGAGTTGGCAATTCAAATTCAATTTATTTCTGAAGAATATGCAACTTCAAATAATAACTTGAACATCACCCCTGAGGAGGTTTCTTTAATTATGAATGATCCAACAAATAAATTATTGGAAATAATGGAAAATTCCTCTTTAAGTACACAAGCGAAGGCAGAAGTTGTAGTTTTTTTTGAAAATTTAATAGATCTTCAAGAAGAAGAATATGAGCAAATTTATAATTATATCATTTCTTATGAAACGCAGGTTCTAGCAAATACCGAGTTGAGTAGCCAAGAAAAAGAAAATATTCTGATTATTTCATCAATTTCAACCTACGCACTAGAAAGAGAATCAAAACGCAAAGATAAAGACTGGGAAACATCAGTTGGCAATAGAGTACCACGACCGTTTTTCAATTACAATCAAACACCTCTTATTTCTCTCATTGCATTACTCAATGCAATTATTTAGCACAGTCTTTTGTGATGAAATAAAGACCCATTTTTTGAAGTAAGACAGATTGTATTTATATGAGTCTTTGTTTCATCATAAAATCATCTAATTATGATGAATTTTTCACCAGTATTATAACTGCAATCCCAGAAAATACAGGCTCATTTATAATATTTTTTCTTTTCATTTAGATGGCTGTTATACTATGTTTTAAGAGTAAGATATCAGCATCATTTCCACTATTTATCAGATATTTTTTTGAACTATTCGAAACATGATCAAAGATTTAATAAATATTGAACTAAAAGACTTGCCTGTAGAAGGTTTGGATATTCACATCATTAAAAAATATGTGATTAAAACAAGTGCTGATGAATCCTTCGTTGTCAGTAATTTTTCAATCCTGCTTATAAAATCAGGCAAGTTTAAAATTCAGCTTAAAGAAATTGCACAGGAGTTAACGGCAAGAGATTTAATGATAATTCCTAAAAACTCTTATTGTACAATATTGGAAGTTCATGATAAAATGCAATTGTTTTTAATTTCATTCACATCCGATTTTGTTTTTAAAAACTCTTTAAAGAAAGAATTAGTGGAATCTTTTTATTTTTTGATTGCAAAATCTTCAATGAAAATTCAACTAGAAGAAAAGGATTTTTTAGTGTTGACCCTCATTTACAAACTTATTTATTTAGTCATCAAAGATGTAGAAAAAAATGTTTTTGATCAGGATTTGCAACGTATCAGTTTTAATTTATTTCTATATGAACTTAAACAGATATATATAAGATACAACACTAATCTAATACTGAATCTAACTAGAAAA is a window encoding:
- a CDS encoding AraC family transcriptional regulator, producing the protein MIKDLINIELKDLPVEGLDIHIIKKYVIKTSADESFVVSNFSILLIKSGKFKIQLKEIAQELTARDLMIIPKNSYCTILEVHDKMQLFLISFTSDFVFKNSLKKELVESFYFLIAKSSMKIQLEEKDFLVLTLIYKLIYLVIKDVEKNVFDQDLQRISFNLFLYELKQIYIRYNTNLILNLTRKESLTIEFLTIVTIHCIKHHSVKFYAGSLFVTSGYLSKIVKQTTGKTVKRIIADAIIIEAKNLLEDLHLTITMIAEELEFSDAYTFSKFFKKHTSFSPSEYRSNTIVRFKSH
- a CDS encoding AraC family transcriptional regulator, coding for MTKRLSLLIYLFLAYNLYSQKTAVAIPDTIQNKDYDYLFERIEDSQNNSKIQSLYLKSFLYKAKSEENTEEIINGYKNYLHYSKDNLKLVYADSMIYTAKQTGDNALIGSAYLTKGIAYYGMKQHKSALDNYLIANKFISQTRNEYLVHKVKYNIAHIKYYLGFYNEAISLFKECMGYFKDNNPRPYLNSIHSLGLCYNRIGNYGLCTEMNKKGLAEGKRLSNNEMDIYFTHLEGINQYFKGNYQTSIEKIKSVISALREAKDFANESVGYFYIGKSYWKLDKFEMALPYFKKVDKIFVDKKYIRPDLIENYQLLIDYYKSKKDLNKQLYYIKRMLTADSILDNRYQYLTGRIYNDYDSQKILKEMKNVQYSLELRKYNDLIFASIVAGLLIALSFIVYCYRRNKIKYRQNFMELMKKNEETKVVDNKTPTNSIEDISQDTISSLLLKLEKFEKEKKFLEKNVTLAKLAVSFNTNINYLYKIVYHFRGKKFTDYVNDLKIDYIINLMKQDKMFRNYTNKALAEEIGFSTTQRFANAFYARTGISTAYFIKEIKKADEVNKK